One Panicum virgatum strain AP13 chromosome 9K, P.virgatum_v5, whole genome shotgun sequence genomic region harbors:
- the LOC120648558 gene encoding uncharacterized protein LOC120648558, producing MLSAVFSPVTRRPGLPCPLLSLGHWGSWLLLGREVVGDVEEGEQDEQGGGSGEMGSGEVSSGLFGSVMAGVLGARFATVPQGDKLHAVLEHGFLGAIAYSDRSCLLLAMMHLALHCTGHYFYSLPMTRTTSDGFGKTLVDCSSSS from the exons ATGCTCTCCGCCGTCTTCTCGCCGGTAACGCGTCGCCCTGGTCTTCCTTGCCCTCTTCTCTCCCTCGGGCACTGGGGTTCTTGGCTTCTTCTTGGTCGTGAGGTGGTAGGAGATGTAGAGGAGGGGGAGCAGGACGAGCAGGGAGGCGGATCTGGAGAGATGGGCTCCGGCGAGGTGTCCTCGGGCTTGTTTGGCAGCGTCATGGCCGGCGTGCTCGGGGCCAGATTCGCGACGGTCCCGCAGGGCGACAAGCTGCACGCGGTGCTGGAGCATGGGTTCCTGGGTGCGATTGCGTATTCAGATAGAAGCTGTTTGTTACTTGCAATGATGCATCTTGCTCTACATTGTACTGGACACTATTTTTACAGCTTGCCAATGACAAGGACTACTAGCGACGGATTTGGCAAAACTCTTGTAG ATTGTAGCAGCAGTTCCTAG
- the LOC120650538 gene encoding uncharacterized protein LOC120650538 isoform X2 translates to MKTGPERPFPSLSGPEQSPVSSHPDSFLETRRVRGAGGGRGDEAAARILDGNPPRHLLTVLGSGSGSAASLLGLRPPCRGGGRRDPAWLLQCCLDSPPAAPAGRKVLRSSCVLDVAGLEGGRGDRVPRCGRCLNPKAARRGMLSNVWSPSFDLDREDWWFDA, encoded by the exons ATGAAAACAGGCCCAGAAAGGCCTTTCCCCTCCCTTTCTGGCCCGGAACAAAGCCCGGTGTCCTCCCATCCGGATTCGTTCCTGGAGACGAGGCGTGTGCGTGGAGCTGGCGGCGGGCgaggcgacgaggcggcggcgcgcatccTCGACGGCAACCCTCCCCGCCACCTTCTCACCG TTCTTGGGAGTGGGAGTGGGAGCGCGGCTTCGCTGCTGGGTCTGCGGCCTCCGTGCCGAGGCGGTGGGCGACGAGATCCGGCGTGGCTGCTCCAGTGCTGCCTCGACTCGCCACCCGCGGCGCCCGCAGGCCGGAAGGTGCTCCGGAGCTCCTGTGTGCTCGATGTTGCAGGGCTGGAAGGTGGCCGCGGGGATCGGGTGCCCCGATGTGGCCGATGCCTGAACCCCAAGGCCGCACGACGCGGGATG TTATCCAACGTTTGGAGTCCGTCTTTCGATTTGGATCGGGAAGATTGGTGGTTTGATGCTTGA
- the LOC120650538 gene encoding uncharacterized protein LOC120650538 isoform X1 gives MKTGPERPFPSLSGPEQSPVSSHPDSFLETRRVRGAGGGRGDEAAARILDGNPPRHLLTVLGSGSGSAASLLGLRPPCRGGGRRDPAWLLQCCLDSPPAAPAGRKVLRSSCVLDVAGLEGGRGDRVPRCGRCLNPKAARRGMVQNTHIFMELKGFAGLPTASNFYKFGLTRLSPIRYYMLPDVYVM, from the exons ATGAAAACAGGCCCAGAAAGGCCTTTCCCCTCCCTTTCTGGCCCGGAACAAAGCCCGGTGTCCTCCCATCCGGATTCGTTCCTGGAGACGAGGCGTGTGCGTGGAGCTGGCGGCGGGCgaggcgacgaggcggcggcgcgcatccTCGACGGCAACCCTCCCCGCCACCTTCTCACCG TTCTTGGGAGTGGGAGTGGGAGCGCGGCTTCGCTGCTGGGTCTGCGGCCTCCGTGCCGAGGCGGTGGGCGACGAGATCCGGCGTGGCTGCTCCAGTGCTGCCTCGACTCGCCACCCGCGGCGCCCGCAGGCCGGAAGGTGCTCCGGAGCTCCTGTGTGCTCGATGTTGCAGGGCTGGAAGGTGGCCGCGGGGATCGGGTGCCCCGATGTGGCCGATGCCTGAACCCCAAGGCCGCACGACGCGGGATG GTCCAGAACACTCATATTTTCATGGAGTTGAAGGGCTTTGCCGGTTTACCTACTGCAAGTAACTTCTACAAGTTTGGATTAACAAGACTCTCTCCTATACGCTACTATATGTTACCAGATGTGTATGTCATGTGA